A genomic region of Pelodiscus sinensis isolate JC-2024 chromosome 1, ASM4963464v1, whole genome shotgun sequence contains the following coding sequences:
- the GPR34 gene encoding putative G-protein coupled receptor 34 isoform X2 — protein MEATSPEFLNFSPYKKAFWSNQTELISNFSSKTTNATLCSINEDSVSLLFIISYSIIFITGLAGNIIALFAFLCINHKRNSIQIYLLNVAIADLLLIFCLPFRILYHINKNTWMLGLIFCKIVGTLFYMNMYISIILLGLISMDRYVKMNKSIGRPKMLTAARSKYICCILWTFSVIGFIMTVAQSAKREEYNSTMCFHYRDKRNEKMEAILNYVLVTIFWIVFFLLVLSYVKIAENLLKISKKRSDFPNAGKYSTTARNSFIVLIIFTLCFVPYHIFRFIYITSQLQHTSCYWKEIIHKCNEIMLVFSAFNSCLDPVMYFLMSSSVRKTVFQLICRRHHADSSVSDSISEMKPGQSRHDTATTITHKSSFLNKVSLI, from the coding sequence atGGAGGCAACATCACCTGAGTTCTTGAACTTTTCTCCATACAAGAAAGCCTTCTGGAGTAATCAAACTGAGCTAATCAGCAACTtctcttcaaaaacaacaaatgctaCTCTCTGTTCCATAAATGAAGACTCGGTATCTCTTCTTTTCATCATTTCTTACTCCATTATTTTCATCACTGGATTGGCTGGCAATATTATagctttgtttgcttttttgtgcaTTAATCACAAAAGAAATTCTATCCAGATATACCTGCTTAATGTAGCCATTGCAGACCTTCTACTCATCTTCTGCCTCCCTTTCCGTATACTATATCATATTAACAAAAACACATGGATGTTGGGATTGATTTTCTGCAAGATTGTAGGAACCCTATTTTATATGAACATGTACATTAGCATCATACTGCTGGGATTAATTAGCATGGATCGTTATGTAAAAATGAACAAGTCTATAGGACGTCCAAAAATGTTAACAGCTGCACGAAGCAAATATATCTGTTGCATATTGTGGACATTTTCCGTAATAGGATTCATAATGACAGTTGCTCAATCTGCTAAAAGGGAGGAATACAATTCTACTATGTGCTTCCACTACAGAGATAAACGTAATGAAAAAATGGAAGCAATTTTAAACTATGTTCTTGTTACAATCTTTTGGATAGTTTTCTTTCTACTAGTACTCTCATATGTTAAAATTGCAGAGAACCTTCTGAAAATTTCCAAGAAAAGATCAGATTTTCCCAATGCTGGAAAGTACAGTACCACCGCAAGGAATTCCTTCATTGTACTTATTATTTTCACACTGTGTTTTGTTCCCTATCATATATTCCGATTTATCTACATTACATCACAATTACAACACACATCTTGTTACTGGAAGGAGATAATTCACAAATGCAATGAGATTATGCTTGTATTTTCAGCTTTCAACAGCTGTTTAGATCCAGTTATGTATTTCCTAATGTCAAGCAGTGTTCGTAAGACTGTATTCCAGCTTATTTGTAGACGACATCATGCAGA
- the GPR34 gene encoding putative G-protein coupled receptor 34 isoform X1, with amino-acid sequence MDSVRKQQQKMEATSPEFLNFSPYKKAFWSNQTELISNFSSKTTNATLCSINEDSVSLLFIISYSIIFITGLAGNIIALFAFLCINHKRNSIQIYLLNVAIADLLLIFCLPFRILYHINKNTWMLGLIFCKIVGTLFYMNMYISIILLGLISMDRYVKMNKSIGRPKMLTAARSKYICCILWTFSVIGFIMTVAQSAKREEYNSTMCFHYRDKRNEKMEAILNYVLVTIFWIVFFLLVLSYVKIAENLLKISKKRSDFPNAGKYSTTARNSFIVLIIFTLCFVPYHIFRFIYITSQLQHTSCYWKEIIHKCNEIMLVFSAFNSCLDPVMYFLMSSSVRKTVFQLICRRHHADSSVSDSISEMKPGQSRHDTATTITHKSSFLNKVSLI; translated from the exons ATG GACAGTGTAagaaagcagcaacagaagatGGAGGCAACATCACCTGAGTTCTTGAACTTTTCTCCATACAAGAAAGCCTTCTGGAGTAATCAAACTGAGCTAATCAGCAACTtctcttcaaaaacaacaaatgctaCTCTCTGTTCCATAAATGAAGACTCGGTATCTCTTCTTTTCATCATTTCTTACTCCATTATTTTCATCACTGGATTGGCTGGCAATATTATagctttgtttgcttttttgtgcaTTAATCACAAAAGAAATTCTATCCAGATATACCTGCTTAATGTAGCCATTGCAGACCTTCTACTCATCTTCTGCCTCCCTTTCCGTATACTATATCATATTAACAAAAACACATGGATGTTGGGATTGATTTTCTGCAAGATTGTAGGAACCCTATTTTATATGAACATGTACATTAGCATCATACTGCTGGGATTAATTAGCATGGATCGTTATGTAAAAATGAACAAGTCTATAGGACGTCCAAAAATGTTAACAGCTGCACGAAGCAAATATATCTGTTGCATATTGTGGACATTTTCCGTAATAGGATTCATAATGACAGTTGCTCAATCTGCTAAAAGGGAGGAATACAATTCTACTATGTGCTTCCACTACAGAGATAAACGTAATGAAAAAATGGAAGCAATTTTAAACTATGTTCTTGTTACAATCTTTTGGATAGTTTTCTTTCTACTAGTACTCTCATATGTTAAAATTGCAGAGAACCTTCTGAAAATTTCCAAGAAAAGATCAGATTTTCCCAATGCTGGAAAGTACAGTACCACCGCAAGGAATTCCTTCATTGTACTTATTATTTTCACACTGTGTTTTGTTCCCTATCATATATTCCGATTTATCTACATTACATCACAATTACAACACACATCTTGTTACTGGAAGGAGATAATTCACAAATGCAATGAGATTATGCTTGTATTTTCAGCTTTCAACAGCTGTTTAGATCCAGTTATGTATTTCCTAATGTCAAGCAGTGTTCGTAAGACTGTATTCCAGCTTATTTGTAGACGACATCATGCAGA